A genomic segment from Chanos chanos chromosome 2, fChaCha1.1, whole genome shotgun sequence encodes:
- the LOC115805101 gene encoding LOW QUALITY PROTEIN: matrin-3 (The sequence of the model RefSeq protein was modified relative to this genomic sequence to represent the inferred CDS: deleted 1 base in 1 codon) has translation MSRNYSYERSPDDFKSRQDVYLDSESVYLRDHAVYRPRARSSRSEPSRFSSSSTTSSSRASDTSGFDPVNVQSLLSSCGLDTTDLSLLAELPEHLITVETLPHLLSKIKETKSTRASSSRSPKSELYPDHPKHDWEVRNRTQVVEYPLHRSARPTYPLPREQVADWQDRWGNPRKTSTTTDLCLSTDSTYTGSYDRVRLEDASYSGLAQTSESQEFRTTTASQSRADYTSRNVDPSRQRKRDTHPKVPTRKEASDFLGRVPPVFPYACVLCDITVLSEKDWSVHISGAQHANSQLTVLQRYPEWDQQLASARRAERPREGDRSSRSLPKSSQNKGDPSNNRNRRDTKKETEKKKGSGKVVIVKFAVNSIDETYLKNLLGQFGAIIKVMMLRTLAFVEMGSKDQSEDIVKYFSSNPLKVKGNPVEFSVSTSMNLLQGSRVVSFYPLPSGDGISSEIMAVAKRFGPVKNSFFLPSRGFVEMTASEDAEKLVEHYAVSPLKLQGKTIKIAFSTEYEKLADVKEEDRSSLRSGALPRSSNRRSRSPTKRQQSPRKHSPAPKRRCSETRRSKEKTRSSRSLSSKERDAGHGSRQSSKERPSSSSSSQTVSRTAESDKDLEERVATPPNNVADDNKEDEGPEVTDMDSDLEGMEVIADDGVELREEDEPVEGPRTEEQVRESKCGEASNEDELRQKRTVGRSLSDERETPHSQTEEKPQDSADGLTEGCDKGPSAPAVETKSFAKSAQETENKEREQKGQVQEVDEEESDFLQCLENCITLDELEEVPDSDADSEKRLQRQSSNEQNVKEVKNTNQDHTAGIAAEKQSVDKAPTDSKQVKPMKTCDRPEEKEKQSNSTPTSKTEAQDCNTGKESGSNCHTATANGNVKRTLDASDGKPAPKKEPVDSALEPYNPNNPVGREFVRPVVGYFCNLCNVIYASEEEAKEEHCSTLSHYQKLKEHMEKRNGST, from the exons ATGTCTCGCAATTATTCGTATGAGAGATCTCCAGATGATTTTAAGTCGCGTCAGGATGTGTACTTGGACTCCGAGTCGGTGTACCTCAGAGATCATGCTGTCTACAGACCAAGAGCTAGATCATCCCGTTCAGAGCCTTCTCGGTTCTCTTCGTCAAGCACCACGTCTTCTAGCCGAGCTTCGGACACTTCAGGCTTTGATCCTGTGAATGTACAGTCCTTGCTGAGCAGCTGTGGTCTGGATACCACAGATCTCTCCCTCTTAGCAGAATTACCTGAGCATCTCATTACAGTAGAGACTCTTCCTCATTTGCTCTCGAAGATCAAAGAAACCAAATCGACCAGAGCTTCCTCATCTAGATCCCCTAAATCTGAGCTTTACCCTGATCATCCAAAACATGATTGGGAGGTTAGGAATCGTACTCAAGTTGTTGAGTATCCCCTACATCGCTCCGCACGTCCTACTTACCCTCTTCCAAGGGAGCAAGTTGCCGACTGGCAAGATCGTTGGGGGAACCCACGGAAAACTAGCACCACCACAGACTTGTGCTTAAGCACTGATTCCACATATACTGGGAGTTACGACCGCGTGAGACTGGAAGATGCGTCATACAGCGGGCTCGCACAGACCTCTGAGTCACAAGAATTCAGAACGACCACCGCTTCTCAGTCTCGTGCTGATTACACCAGTCGAAATGTGGACCCTTCGCGTCAGAGGAAAAGGGACACGCATCCCAAAGTTCCTACTAGGAAGGAGGCATCGGACTTCCTCGGAAGAGTTCCACCAGTATTTCCCTATGCATGTGTTCTCTGCGATATCACTGTACTCTCTGAAAAG GACTGGTCTGTACATATCAGTGGGGCTCAACATGCCAACAGCCAGCTCACTGTTTTACAGAG GTACCCAGAGTGGGATCAGCAGCTTGCATCAGCTAGAAG GGCGGAAAGGCCCAGGGAAGGTGACAGGAGTAGCAGATCTCTGCCTAAATCCTCTCAGAACAAGG GCGATCCGTCCAACAACAGGAACAGGCGTGATACGAAGAAAGAAACGGAGAAGAAGAAG GGAAGTGGTAAAGTGGTCATTGTGAAATTTGCAGTCAACTCCATAGATGAGACGTATCTCAAAAATCTTTTAGGACAGTTTGGCGCCATCATCAAAGTCATGATGCTCCGTACATTG GCCTTTGTGGAGATGGGTTCAAAGGACCAGTCAGAGGATATTGTTAAATACTTCTCTTCAAATCCTTTGAAAGTTAAAGGAAATCCTGTTGAGTTCTCTGTGTCTACCTCAATGAACTTACTGCAG GGTTCCCGAGTTGTGAGTTTCTACCCGTTGCCCTCCGGGGATGGAATAAGCTCGGAGATAATGGCAGTGGCTAAAAGATTTGGGCCTGTAAAAAACTCCTTCTTCTTGCCATCTCGG GGTTTTGTGGAAATGACTGCGTCAGAAGATGCAGAAAAGCTTGTCGAGCACTATGCAGTCAGTCCCCTCAAGTTACAAGGAAAAACCATTAAAATAGCCTTTTCCACAGAGTATGAGAA GCTTGCTGATGTAAAGGAAGAGGACAGAAGTTCTTTGAGATCAGGGGCTTTGCCAAGATCTTCCAACAGGAGAAGCCGCAGCCCGACAAAAAGGCAACAGAGCCCTCGAAAACATTCCCCCGCACCCAAAAGGAGGTGTTCGGAGACGAGAAGATCCAAAGAAAAGACCCGTTCCTCAAGGAGCTTGAGCTCGAAAGAGCGAGACGCCGGTCACGGTTCCAGACAGAGTTCTAAGGAGAGACCGTCTTCTTCCTCGAGCTCCCAAACTGTGAGCAGGACAGCAGAATCAGATAAAGATTTGGAGGAGAGGGTGGCAACTCCCCCGAATAACGTCGCTGATGACAATAAAGAGGATGAAGGACCAGAGGTCACAGATATGGATAGTGATCTGGAGGGGATGGAGGTGATTGCAGATGATGGAGTGGAACTGCGAGAAGAGGATGAACCCGTGGAGGGACCCCGCACGGAGGAGCAGGTCCGAGAGAGTAAGTGCGGAGAAGCTTCGAATGAGGATGAGCTACGGCAGAAGAGGACAGTTGGACGTTCGCTTTCAGATGAACGTGAAACCCCTCACAGTCAGACGGAAGAAAAACCTCAGGATAGCGCTGATGGTTTAACAGAAGGTTGTGACAAGGGACCATCAGCTCCAGCTGTGGAAACTAAGTCCTTTGCAAAGTCGGCTCAAGAAACTgagaacaaagagagggagcaaaAAGGCCAAGTCCAGGAAGTAGATGAG GAGGAGTCTGACTTCCTGCAGTGTCTGGAGAACTGCATCACCTTGGATGAACTTGAGGAAGTGCCAGATTCAGATGCTGATTCAGAGAAAAGATTACAGAGGCAAAGCTCAAACGAACAAAACGTAAAAGAggtgaaaaacacaaatcaagATCACACCGCAGGAATCGCTGCTGAAAAACAAAGCGTCGACAAAGCACCTACAGACAGCAAACAGGTGAAACCAATGAAAACATGTGACAGGcctgaagaaaaggaaaaacagagcaacTCAACACCCACCAGCAAAACAGAGGCCCAGGACTGTAACACTGGgaag gaaTCCGGCAGTAACTGCCATACAGCGACGGCAAATGGAAATGTCAAACGAACATTAGATGCGTCAGATGGTAAACCTGCACCAAAGAAGGAACCTGTGGACTCTGCCTTGGAGCCATACAATCCCAACAACCCAGTTG GACGAGAGTTTGTCCGTCCCGTGGTA GGTTACTTCTGTAACCTGTGTAATGTCATTTATGCCAGTGAAGAGGAAGCCAAAGAGGAACACTGCAGTACCCTCTCACATTACCAGAAGCTTAAG gaacatatggaaaaaagaaatgggTCAACTTGA
- the tmem216 gene encoding transmembrane protein 216, giving the protein MAAQGKRQLSSAPLQVLFYLNGWYFAAFFIAEALMFIYKGLLLPYHESNLILDVVLLLLFLGLETLRLFYGWKGNLCERSLALSLSVSVLVPCTVLSVYYLLLQTFVLRLEFLLNAILLCFYSLELILGIMTISAFSR; this is encoded by the exons ATGGCTGCTCAAGGTAAGAGGCAA TTGTCCTCCGCACCGCTCCAGGTCTTGTTTTATCTGAATGGCTGGTATTTTGCCGCGTTCTTTATTGCTGAGGCTCTTATGTTCATCTACAAAG gACTGTTGCTCCCATACCATGAGTCAAATCTCATATTGGATGTTGTGTTGCTTTTGCTGTTCCTTGGTCTTGAGACCCTTAGGCTGTTTTATG GCTGGAAGGGGAACCTGTGTGAACGCTCTCTAGCTCTGTCCCttagtgtgagtgtgctggtgcCCTGTACGGTCCTGAGTGTTTACTATCTACTGCTGCAGACTTTTGTCCTGCGCCTGGAGTTTCTGCTTAATGCCATTCTGCTGTGCTTCTATAGCCTTGAATTGATCCTGGGCATAATGACTATCTCAGCTTTCTCCAGGTAA